Proteins found in one Triticum urartu cultivar G1812 chromosome 4, Tu2.1, whole genome shotgun sequence genomic segment:
- the LOC125553362 gene encoding histidine-containing phosphotransfer protein 2-like: MAAAALRAQLNAHIAGMYTECVVDEDMFEELREEGTAVEVSRLFINDAHEIIDDIHTLMSVRPPSISPSALGLWEQPQVDFDEVKALTQQLMRCTSSVGAQQVNLACMHFGNFNAIKYKEGCLVSLALVRNEFFIVRHELEVMIELEEQIAACGPNS, from the exons ATGGCAGCCGCAGCACTGAGGGCGCAGCTCAACGCCCATATCGCCGGCATGTACACCGAG TGTGTGGTGGATGAAGACATGTTCGAGGAGCTGCGGGAGGAGGGCACCGCCGTCGAGGTCTCCCGCCTCTTCATCAATGATGCCCACgagatcatcgacgacatccacACCCTAATGTCCGTACGGCCGCCCTCTATCTCTCCCTCTGCTCTTGGTCTCTG GGAGCAGCCCCAAGTGGACTTCGACGAGGTGAAAGCCCTGACGCAGCAGCTCATGCGGTGCACCTCTAG TGTTGGTGCACAGCAAGTGAACCTCGCCTGCATGCACTTCGGCAATTTCAATGCCATAAAATATAAAGAAGG GTGCCTCGTGTCCTTGGCTCTTGTTAGGAATGAGTTCTTTATTGTGCGACATGAGTTGGAGGTCATGATCGAG